Proteins found in one uncultured Desulfuromonas sp. genomic segment:
- a CDS encoding bifunctional (p)ppGpp synthetase/guanosine-3',5'-bis(diphosphate) 3'-pyrophosphohydrolase, with protein sequence MKSLEDILNTVKEYLPDADLDLIRRAYPFSQQLHQGQDLPGGITAFSHPVAVAELLLRLRMDVPTVAAGLLHDVLQKEMVTSAELKERFGDQVHMLVEGLTRINNIIFKRGEERQAESFRKMLLAIARDFRIILIKLADRLHGMQNLSCLPEAQQQRIARETMDVYAPLANRMGISWMKSQLEDLSFQHLYPDEYAELNGKVMAFKTDACDQYVQRVKDELHAILAKQGIHGDVSGRSKHIYSVYRKLQRQKIDLDQMYDLIAFRVIVTSVRECYAALGIVHAEWKPVSGRFKDYIAMPKANMYQSLHTSVIGPYGKRMEVQIRTEEMHRIAEEGIAAHWMYKEGKSTGSGEDKRFSWLRQMVEWQKEMDDSLAVTTDNHIDLFPEEVYVFTPQGHVRELPKGACPIDFAYAIHGDIGHRCVGAKVNNKMVSLKTELHNGDVVEVLTSPHQNPSKDWLKIVKTSKARNRIRHWVKTQEREKSIEVAHGLLDKELRKYGKGLNKTLNDPVMAEAAKDLGFKEVTELLAAVGYGKLSAGQVVSRIVPADQLRSHRSKLSGLGRVINKIRKKPSHSAIRIQGIDDVLVRFAKCCNPLPGDDIVGFITRGHGITVHAADCPHLLETDPQRRVEVEWDEGSVSSRSVRINVYCHDHKGVLAEITSCITKCEANITSARVNASSGSKGLNEFEIDVNNVDHLKEVMAALKALKGVYRVERVRERRG encoded by the coding sequence TTGAAGTCACTCGAAGATATCCTCAATACCGTCAAAGAATACCTTCCCGATGCGGATCTTGACCTGATCCGGCGAGCCTATCCTTTCAGCCAGCAACTTCATCAGGGTCAGGATCTGCCTGGTGGCATAACTGCGTTCAGCCATCCCGTGGCTGTGGCGGAGCTCTTGTTGCGTCTGCGAATGGACGTGCCGACCGTTGCGGCAGGACTGCTCCATGATGTTCTGCAGAAAGAGATGGTGACCTCTGCCGAGCTCAAGGAGCGTTTTGGCGATCAGGTTCATATGCTGGTTGAAGGTCTGACCAGAATCAATAACATCATCTTCAAGCGCGGTGAAGAGCGACAGGCCGAGAGCTTTCGCAAGATGCTGCTGGCGATTGCCCGCGACTTTCGTATTATCCTTATCAAGTTGGCCGACCGACTTCACGGCATGCAGAACCTGAGCTGTCTGCCTGAGGCACAACAGCAGCGCATTGCTCGTGAAACGATGGATGTCTACGCGCCGTTGGCTAACCGCATGGGGATCAGCTGGATGAAAAGCCAGCTCGAAGACCTGTCGTTTCAGCACCTTTATCCCGACGAGTATGCCGAACTCAACGGCAAAGTCATGGCGTTCAAGACCGATGCCTGTGATCAGTATGTCCAGCGGGTCAAGGATGAGCTGCATGCCATTTTGGCCAAGCAGGGGATTCATGGTGATGTGTCGGGACGCTCCAAGCATATCTATTCCGTGTACCGCAAGTTGCAACGCCAGAAGATTGATCTCGACCAGATGTACGATCTGATCGCCTTTCGCGTGATCGTGACCTCGGTGCGTGAGTGCTATGCGGCGCTGGGCATTGTTCATGCCGAGTGGAAACCGGTGTCAGGGCGGTTTAAAGACTACATCGCCATGCCGAAAGCCAATATGTACCAGTCGCTGCATACCTCGGTGATTGGTCCGTATGGCAAGCGTATGGAAGTGCAGATTCGCACTGAAGAGATGCACCGCATTGCTGAAGAGGGGATCGCCGCCCACTGGATGTATAAAGAGGGCAAGTCCACCGGTTCAGGAGAGGACAAACGCTTCAGTTGGCTGCGCCAGATGGTCGAATGGCAAAAAGAGATGGATGATTCTCTGGCCGTCACCACCGACAACCATATTGATCTGTTTCCAGAAGAGGTCTACGTCTTTACTCCGCAGGGCCATGTGCGCGAGTTACCCAAAGGGGCTTGTCCCATTGATTTTGCCTACGCGATCCATGGTGACATCGGGCATCGCTGTGTTGGGGCCAAGGTCAACAATAAAATGGTGTCGTTGAAGACCGAGTTGCACAATGGCGACGTGGTGGAGGTGTTGACCTCCCCGCACCAGAATCCGAGCAAGGACTGGTTGAAGATCGTTAAAACCTCCAAGGCGCGTAACCGTATTCGGCATTGGGTGAAGACCCAGGAGCGGGAAAAGAGTATTGAGGTTGCCCATGGTCTGCTCGATAAAGAGTTGCGCAAATACGGTAAAGGGCTCAACAAGACGTTAAATGATCCGGTTATGGCCGAAGCTGCCAAGGACCTTGGTTTTAAAGAGGTGACGGAACTGCTGGCCGCTGTCGGCTACGGAAAGCTGTCGGCAGGCCAGGTTGTCAGTCGTATTGTGCCTGCGGATCAGTTGCGCAGCCATCGCTCTAAATTGTCCGGCCTCGGACGGGTGATCAACAAGATCCGTAAGAAGCCGTCGCACAGTGCGATCCGTATTCAGGGGATTGACGATGTGCTGGTACGTTTTGCCAAATGCTGCAATCCGCTGCCGGGAGATGACATTGTTGGATTTATCACCCGCGGCCATGGCATCACCGTTCATGCGGCAGACTGTCCACATCTTCTTGAAACGGATCCACAACGACGCGTTGAGGTGGAGTGGGATGAAGGCTCTGTTTCGTCGCGCAGTGTGCGCATCAATGTCTATTGTCACGACCATAAAGGGGTACTGGCGGAGATCACCAGTTGTATCACCAAGTGTGAAGCCAACATTACCAGTGCTCGCGTGAATGCGTCGTCCGGCAGTAAGGGGCTCAATGAGTTTGAGATCGATGTCAACAATGTCGATCATCTCAAAGAGGTGATGGCGGCTCTCAAGGCTCTCAAAGGGGTTTACCGGGTGGAACGGGTGCGTGAGCGACGTGGTTAG
- the rpmB gene encoding 50S ribosomal protein L28, translated as MSRTCEICGKKPVTGNNVSHAHNKTRKVWYPNLQKVRAVKNGNVQTMKVCTRCIRSGAVVKG; from the coding sequence ATGTCCAGAACATGTGAAATTTGCGGCAAAAAACCGGTAACCGGCAACAACGTCAGCCATGCACATAATAAAACCCGTAAAGTATGGTATCCCAACCTGCAAAAGGTTCGGGCTGTGAAGAATGGCAACGTTCAGACCATGAAGGTCTGCACCCGTTGCATCCGTTCCGGGGCTGTTGTTAAAGGTTAA
- a CDS encoding 2-thiouracil desulfurase family protein — protein MTPLLVSACLLGLNTRYNAETKTNAQVVALIEQADIIPIIVCPEQLAGFSTPRPSCEFIQGSGEQVWQGTGQLKNSQGNDVTEAFCRGAQETLKIVRMTHCRAALLKERSPSCGSHTVHCQGEKICGKGVTAALLHQEKLHLFSEEQLDELREYLGN, from the coding sequence ATGACGCCGCTTCTGGTCAGCGCCTGTCTGCTTGGTCTCAACACCCGCTACAATGCTGAAACAAAAACCAACGCCCAGGTTGTCGCCCTCATTGAGCAAGCGGACATTATACCAATCATTGTCTGCCCGGAGCAGCTCGCCGGATTCAGTACACCGCGACCCAGTTGTGAATTTATCCAAGGTAGCGGCGAACAGGTATGGCAAGGAACAGGGCAGTTAAAAAACAGCCAGGGCAATGACGTCACCGAGGCCTTTTGTCGCGGGGCACAGGAGACATTAAAGATTGTCCGCATGACACACTGCCGGGCCGCCCTGCTCAAAGAGCGCAGCCCGTCGTGCGGAAGCCATACCGTCCACTGTCAAGGCGAAAAAATCTGTGGCAAAGGCGTGACAGCAGCCCTGCTCCACCAGGAGAAACTCCACCTGTTCAGCGAAGAGCAGCTGGACGAATTAAGAGAGTATCTCGGCAATTAA
- the purN gene encoding phosphoribosylglycinamide formyltransferase produces MNSKLRIGVLASGGGTNLQSIIDGCRSGQIDVEIVTVLSNNPDAGALQRAAKADIAHQCINHREFASRDDFDSAVVAALLDAKVELVVLAGFMRIIGQRFLDAFPGRIMNIHPALLPAFPGLHVQQKALDYGARFSGCTVHFVDGGVDTGPIILQAVVPILEDDNEASLSARILEQEHKIYPQAIQWFAKGAIRIDGRRVIIDNAQQAPDALINPPLSPAS; encoded by the coding sequence GTGAATTCAAAACTGCGCATCGGTGTCCTCGCCTCCGGCGGCGGCACCAACTTACAATCGATCATCGACGGCTGCCGGTCGGGACAAATTGACGTAGAGATCGTCACCGTCCTGTCCAACAACCCTGACGCGGGCGCTCTGCAACGAGCAGCCAAAGCAGACATTGCGCACCAGTGCATCAACCACCGCGAGTTTGCCAGCCGTGACGACTTTGACAGTGCCGTGGTTGCAGCCCTGCTCGATGCCAAGGTGGAACTGGTGGTATTGGCAGGATTCATGCGCATCATCGGTCAACGCTTTCTCGACGCGTTCCCCGGCCGAATTATGAACATTCATCCCGCCCTGCTTCCTGCGTTTCCCGGCCTCCATGTTCAGCAGAAGGCACTTGATTACGGGGCGCGCTTTTCCGGCTGCACCGTCCACTTTGTTGATGGCGGTGTTGATACCGGACCAATCATCCTGCAGGCGGTTGTTCCAATTTTGGAGGATGATAACGAAGCCAGCCTGAGCGCCCGTATCCTTGAACAGGAACACAAAATTTACCCCCAGGCTATCCAATGGTTTGCCAAGGGAGCTATCCGGATTGACGGCCGGCGTGTCATTATCGACAACGCCCAACAGGCACCTGACGCGTTGATCAATCCGCCGCTCAGCCCGGCATCATGA
- the purM gene encoding phosphoribosylformylglycinamidine cyclo-ligase: protein MEKKSVTYKDAGVDIDAGNRFVDMIKPMVKATSRPEVLTDIGGFGGLFSFHADKYKKPTLVSSTDGVGTKLKLAFMMDKHDTVGIDLVAMCVNDIIVQGAEPLFFLDYMATGKLAPEKAAEVVKGISEGCQQAGCALIGGETAEMPGFYSEGEYDVAGFTVGAVDNDSIIDGSAITVGDKIIGIASSGLHSNGYSLARKVFFDHMGLNVNDTLPEFGQSIGLEMLTPTRIYVKTALNLIRDFTIKGMAHITGGGLLENVPRVLPKHCHAVIRRDSWEKPVIFDVLQKGGNIEDTEMHRTFNYGLGMVLIVPSEQCEDILLRLSGLNEKAWEIGEISKNVDEPPSVLLD from the coding sequence GTGGAAAAGAAAAGCGTTACCTATAAAGATGCCGGTGTAGATATTGATGCTGGCAACCGTTTTGTCGACATGATCAAGCCGATGGTCAAGGCGACATCCCGTCCTGAAGTTCTGACCGACATTGGCGGATTTGGCGGGCTGTTCTCCTTCCACGCTGACAAATATAAAAAACCGACCCTGGTTTCCTCAACCGACGGTGTCGGCACCAAGCTCAAACTGGCGTTCATGATGGACAAGCACGACACCGTGGGCATCGACTTGGTCGCCATGTGTGTCAATGACATCATTGTTCAGGGCGCTGAGCCGCTGTTTTTTCTCGACTACATGGCCACGGGCAAACTGGCTCCGGAAAAAGCCGCTGAAGTCGTTAAAGGGATCTCCGAAGGATGCCAACAAGCAGGCTGTGCATTAATTGGTGGCGAGACCGCCGAGATGCCCGGATTTTACAGTGAGGGGGAATATGATGTTGCAGGCTTCACCGTTGGTGCGGTTGACAACGACAGCATCATTGACGGCTCCGCCATCACAGTCGGAGATAAAATTATCGGCATCGCCTCCAGCGGTCTCCACTCCAACGGCTACTCTTTGGCTCGCAAAGTGTTTTTTGACCACATGGGCCTCAACGTCAACGACACCCTGCCGGAATTCGGACAGAGCATCGGCCTGGAGATGTTGACTCCGACCCGTATCTATGTCAAAACCGCTCTCAACCTGATTCGCGACTTCACCATCAAGGGGATGGCGCACATCACCGGTGGCGGCCTGCTGGAGAATGTTCCCCGCGTCCTGCCGAAACACTGCCACGCCGTAATCCGCCGTGACAGCTGGGAAAAACCGGTTATCTTCGATGTTCTGCAAAAAGGCGGCAATATCGAAGACACCGAAATGCATCGCACCTTCAACTACGGCCTGGGGATGGTACTGATTGTTCCCAGCGAGCAATGTGAAGACATCCTGCTCCGCCTCTCCGGTCTCAATGAAAAAGCCTGGGAGATCGGCGAGATCAGCAAGAACGTTGACGAACCGCCGTCAGTCCTGCTCGACTGA
- the rimI gene encoding ribosomal protein S18-alanine N-acetyltransferase, which translates to MTPYALRPMVADDLTAVVTIERGCHQHPWNGHLFERELTNPVSRMSVVVAKEEIVGYLCVWVVAGEAEIHNIATACHWQRRGVASFVMEVLFRQLREEGIERLLLEVRVSNLAAIELYQRWGFETSCRRKGYYQDGEDALLMHCDLSVSSS; encoded by the coding sequence ATGACCCCCTATGCCCTTCGGCCGATGGTGGCGGACGATTTGACTGCCGTGGTGACCATTGAGCGGGGCTGTCATCAACATCCATGGAATGGCCACCTTTTTGAGCGTGAATTGACCAATCCGGTATCACGGATGTCGGTGGTTGTGGCCAAAGAGGAGATTGTCGGCTATCTGTGTGTGTGGGTTGTTGCCGGCGAAGCGGAAATTCACAATATTGCCACGGCCTGCCATTGGCAACGTCGCGGGGTTGCCTCTTTTGTTATGGAGGTGCTGTTTCGCCAGTTGCGTGAAGAGGGGATTGAGCGTCTTCTGCTCGAAGTGCGCGTGTCTAATCTGGCGGCAATTGAGCTCTATCAACGGTGGGGATTTGAAACGTCCTGTCGCCGTAAAGGGTATTATCAGGATGGCGAGGATGCTCTGTTGATGCATTGCGATCTGTCCGTATCTTCCAGTTGA
- a CDS encoding dihydroorotate dehydrogenase electron transfer subunit has protein sequence MQNLKTVVLHNREIAPGYFRMAILAPGYPQTAKAGQFIMLRVQLQTQPLLRRPFGIFKTGTLPPECSGMPPREFVELVYKVVGSGTELMATLQRGDQVELLGPLGEGFVATEDENPILVGGGIGLVPLFKLAEDLCRQGRNVRLLMGGRTRDDILGITEFERLGVETYVSTDDGSLGEEGLVTAVLERKLAKYPGAQVYACGPTPMLNAVQAICAANNAPLQVSLEALMACGVGACLGCVVPGKEHREEEPDYLCTCRQGPVFDAELLQWPESGGAA, from the coding sequence ATGCAAAACCTGAAAACGGTGGTCCTGCATAACCGTGAAATCGCCCCTGGTTATTTCCGTATGGCGATTCTCGCTCCCGGCTATCCGCAGACGGCGAAAGCCGGACAATTCATCATGCTGCGGGTGCAGCTTCAGACCCAGCCATTGCTGCGACGCCCCTTCGGTATCTTCAAAACCGGCACGTTGCCGCCGGAATGCAGTGGCATGCCGCCCCGCGAGTTTGTCGAGCTGGTGTATAAGGTGGTTGGCAGCGGTACGGAACTGATGGCAACGCTGCAACGTGGTGACCAAGTGGAGTTACTCGGTCCTCTGGGCGAGGGGTTTGTTGCCACCGAAGATGAAAATCCGATTCTGGTCGGCGGTGGTATTGGTCTGGTGCCGCTGTTCAAGTTGGCCGAAGACCTGTGTCGGCAGGGGCGTAACGTTCGTTTACTGATGGGCGGTCGTACCCGTGACGACATTTTGGGAATTACCGAATTTGAACGTCTCGGGGTGGAAACCTATGTGTCCACGGATGACGGCAGCCTCGGAGAGGAGGGCTTGGTGACGGCGGTGCTGGAGCGTAAGTTGGCCAAATATCCCGGTGCTCAGGTTTATGCGTGTGGACCGACGCCGATGCTCAACGCGGTGCAGGCAATCTGTGCGGCAAACAACGCGCCGTTGCAAGTGTCCCTCGAGGCGCTGATGGCCTGTGGTGTTGGTGCTTGCCTGGGATGCGTTGTGCCGGGCAAGGAGCATCGCGAAGAAGAGCCGGATTATTTGTGTACCTGTCGGCAGGGGCCGGTCTTTGATGCCGAATTGCTGCAATGGCCGGAATCGGGAGGTGCGGCATGA
- a CDS encoding dihydroorotate dehydrogenase, giving the protein MSQPTPSLAVDLAGLTLRNPVMPASGTFGYGREFAPYLDLEKIGAVMTKGISLQPKAGNPTPRIAETSSGMLNAIGLQNVGIDAFIRDKVPYLQTINTPVIVNFFGNQLPDYIEVAEKLSDIDAVDAVELNISCPNVKQGGIVFGTEPCAAAEVVSGVRKVLNKPLIVKLTPNVTDITVMARAVEEAGADVISCVNTLTGMAVDIERQRLHLANGTGGLSGPAIKPVALRMVYQVVRAVKVPVIGVGGIMTAKDALEFLLIGATAVQVGTANLVNPGAMTEIVDGIELFCRDKGIDDINQWIGSLQE; this is encoded by the coding sequence ATGAGTCAACCCACACCCTCTTTGGCGGTCGATCTGGCCGGACTGACCCTGCGTAATCCGGTGATGCCTGCGTCGGGAACTTTTGGCTATGGCCGGGAGTTTGCGCCCTACCTTGATCTGGAAAAAATCGGCGCGGTGATGACCAAGGGGATCTCCCTGCAGCCCAAAGCCGGCAACCCGACGCCGCGCATCGCGGAAACCTCCTCCGGAATGCTCAATGCTATTGGTTTGCAGAATGTTGGCATTGATGCCTTTATCCGCGATAAAGTGCCTTATCTGCAGACGATCAACACGCCGGTGATTGTTAATTTCTTTGGAAACCAGTTGCCTGACTATATTGAAGTTGCTGAAAAGTTGTCGGACATTGACGCAGTGGATGCGGTGGAGCTGAATATCTCCTGTCCCAATGTCAAGCAGGGGGGAATTGTGTTCGGTACGGAACCCTGTGCGGCGGCCGAAGTGGTCAGCGGCGTGCGTAAGGTGCTGAATAAGCCGTTGATCGTCAAGCTGACTCCGAATGTCACGGATATCACCGTTATGGCGCGTGCTGTGGAAGAGGCTGGTGCCGATGTGATCAGTTGTGTGAATACCTTGACCGGCATGGCCGTGGATATTGAAAGGCAACGTCTGCATCTGGCCAATGGCACCGGCGGCTTGTCCGGACCCGCGATTAAGCCGGTAGCGCTACGTATGGTTTATCAAGTGGTGCGCGCCGTCAAGGTGCCGGTGATCGGGGTCGGCGGTATTATGACCGCCAAGGATGCCCTGGAATTTCTGCTCATAGGTGCTACCGCTGTTCAGGTCGGGACAGCTAATCTGGTCAATCCCGGTGCCATGACCGAGATCGTTGACGGTATTGAGCTGTTTTGTCGCGATAAAGGGATCGACGATATTAATCAGTGGATCGGTTCGTTGCAGGAATGA
- a CDS encoding CBS domain-containing protein, whose amino-acid sequence MDVVTTHINADFDCLGAMVAARLLYPEARLVFAGAQEPALRDFLKHYAHGIEFTRFKELNPERIRRLILVDVNRASRIGPFEPLLQNPAIEFHLYDHHPIAANERVPDVEVVRRVGSTVTLMCELLKERGLIPDARQATMMMLGLYEDTGNLLFSSTTVADYAAGSFLLECGAQLDVVSDYLNRELSAAQVDLLHQLLNSRQVMTIKGVEVNLAHASIDRYVGDIAVLAHKIRDMENLDVLIVAVRLEDRVFLVARSRLEQVHVGQVMAALGGGGHATAASATVRDKTLVQVMDVLPTLLDDVIAPQWQARHLMSAPARSVEGLASLSKARDLLTRYTINALLVVEGAELKGYITRQTVERAIHHGLSTSAVRDYMSTEFGRVAPDTALSQVQQLIVEQRQRFVPVVDDHAVVGVITRADLLRHLVSGGRALRQPSDQVLAGDGIGLHPRHVQRLIQARLPKRIQQLLTQISTVADEVGCPVYAVGGFVRDLLLHKKNLDVDIVVEGNAIAFARRFAEQHACRVRAHEKFVTAVIIFDDGYKLDVASTRTEYYLEPGALPNVEEASIKLDLYRRDFTINTLALALNHDSYGELLDYFGAQRDLHDKAIRVLHNLSFVEDPTRMFRAVRFEQRLGFTLGMHTENLLRSAVEMDFVQRVGPLRLFNELTIILNEENPFPAISRLEALGLLACLCDQWRVDARVKESFRQAQKALHWHELLYTGSRIERWVVYFLCLSQPLSDDAMTTVCGKLSVPQRWQDVLVGERCRVMKTFHRLERDQKKLAEYQPSEVSQRLKGIGDEMLLYAMARTHSDAVRLMISQYLTQWRDVKPLLNGDDLIALGVDRGPHIGTVLGRLRDARLDGKVSSRQDEVDLVRSCRMSC is encoded by the coding sequence ATGGATGTTGTAACCACCCACATTAATGCCGATTTTGACTGCCTGGGTGCCATGGTTGCGGCACGGCTGTTGTATCCTGAGGCGCGTCTGGTGTTTGCCGGTGCTCAGGAGCCGGCGTTACGTGACTTTCTGAAACACTATGCGCACGGCATCGAATTCACCCGTTTCAAAGAGCTTAACCCGGAGCGGATTCGGCGCCTGATTCTGGTGGACGTCAACCGGGCTTCACGTATCGGCCCCTTTGAACCGTTGCTGCAGAATCCGGCCATCGAATTTCATCTCTACGACCATCACCCTATTGCCGCCAATGAGCGTGTCCCCGACGTTGAGGTGGTGCGCCGGGTCGGGTCGACGGTGACCCTGATGTGTGAGTTGCTCAAAGAGCGGGGTCTCATTCCCGATGCCCGTCAGGCGACTATGATGATGCTTGGACTCTACGAGGATACCGGCAATCTGCTGTTTTCATCGACGACGGTGGCCGATTATGCTGCAGGATCTTTTTTGTTGGAGTGCGGGGCTCAGCTTGATGTGGTGTCTGATTATCTCAACCGCGAGTTATCCGCAGCACAGGTGGACCTGCTCCACCAGTTACTCAATTCACGCCAGGTCATGACCATCAAGGGGGTAGAGGTTAATCTGGCCCATGCCTCTATTGATCGCTATGTCGGTGATATTGCTGTGCTGGCCCATAAAATCCGCGACATGGAAAATCTTGACGTATTGATCGTGGCCGTTCGGTTGGAGGACCGGGTGTTTCTCGTGGCCCGGTCACGTTTGGAGCAGGTGCATGTCGGTCAGGTGATGGCGGCGCTGGGCGGCGGTGGTCACGCAACGGCCGCTTCGGCCACAGTCCGAGACAAGACTCTTGTGCAGGTGATGGATGTTTTGCCGACTCTGCTCGATGACGTGATTGCACCACAATGGCAAGCCCGTCACCTGATGTCGGCGCCGGCGCGCTCCGTTGAAGGACTCGCCTCGCTGAGCAAAGCACGCGACTTGCTGACCCGCTACACTATTAACGCTCTGTTGGTTGTTGAAGGGGCCGAGCTGAAGGGGTATATCACGCGTCAGACCGTGGAACGGGCGATTCATCATGGTTTGAGCACCAGTGCTGTGCGTGACTATATGTCAACGGAGTTTGGCCGGGTTGCCCCGGATACGGCTCTGTCGCAGGTGCAGCAGCTGATTGTTGAGCAGCGTCAGCGGTTTGTGCCGGTGGTCGATGATCATGCGGTGGTCGGTGTGATCACCCGAGCCGATTTGTTGCGTCATCTGGTGTCCGGTGGCCGGGCCTTGCGCCAGCCCTCGGATCAGGTGTTGGCCGGAGACGGCATCGGCCTGCATCCCCGCCATGTTCAACGGTTGATCCAGGCCCGGTTGCCGAAGCGGATTCAACAGCTGCTGACGCAGATCTCCACGGTCGCTGATGAAGTGGGGTGCCCTGTGTATGCGGTGGGTGGTTTTGTCCGTGACCTGTTGCTGCACAAGAAAAATCTTGATGTGGATATTGTCGTCGAGGGCAATGCCATCGCCTTTGCCCGCCGCTTTGCCGAGCAACATGCCTGCCGGGTGCGTGCCCATGAGAAGTTTGTCACGGCGGTGATTATCTTTGACGATGGCTATAAGCTGGATGTGGCCTCTACGCGTACCGAGTATTACCTGGAGCCGGGGGCGTTGCCTAATGTCGAGGAAGCATCAATCAAGCTTGACCTGTACCGGCGTGATTTTACCATCAATACGCTGGCTCTGGCGTTGAATCATGACAGCTACGGTGAATTGCTCGACTATTTTGGTGCGCAACGCGACTTGCACGACAAGGCGATTCGCGTTTTGCATAATTTGAGTTTTGTTGAAGATCCGACGCGCATGTTTCGAGCGGTTCGCTTTGAGCAGCGGCTGGGTTTTACGCTGGGGATGCATACGGAAAATCTGTTACGCAGCGCCGTGGAGATGGACTTTGTCCAGCGCGTAGGGCCATTGCGGCTGTTCAATGAACTGACGATTATTCTCAACGAGGAAAATCCTTTTCCGGCGATTTCTCGTCTTGAAGCGTTGGGCTTGCTGGCTTGCCTATGTGATCAATGGCGTGTCGACGCCCGAGTTAAAGAGTCGTTTCGTCAGGCACAAAAAGCGTTGCACTGGCATGAGTTGCTTTATACCGGTAGCCGTATTGAGCGCTGGGTCGTGTATTTTTTATGCCTGAGCCAGCCATTATCCGATGACGCAATGACTACGGTTTGTGGTAAGCTGTCGGTTCCCCAACGCTGGCAGGATGTTCTGGTTGGTGAGCGCTGTCGCGTGATGAAGACCTTTCATCGCCTAGAGCGCGATCAAAAGAAATTGGCCGAATATCAACCCAGTGAAGTGTCGCAACGACTCAAGGGGATTGGGGATGAGATGTTGCTCTATGCCATGGCTCGTACCCATAGTGACGCTGTTCGGCTGATGATTTCCCAGTACTTAACCCAATGGCGCGATGTGAAGCCACTGCTCAATGGTGATGATCTGATTGCTCTTGGTGTTGATCGTGGGCCGCATATCGGCACCGTGCTTGGTCGTTTGCGTGATGCGCGTCTTGACGGGAAGGTCTCGTCGCGGCAGGATGAGGTTGACCTTGTTCGTTCCTGTCGTATGTCCTGTTGA
- a CDS encoding site-2 protease family protein: MEQIFLKISIMLVPALLAVTVHEVAHGYAADRLGDPTARLLGRLTLNPLRHLDPIGTLALLFVGFGWARPVPVNVTNLRHPHRSMLWVALAGPTANFTLALLSALLLHLVGFIEGLGFAWLNVVTHPASLMAAFSLYINVILAVFNLIPIPPLDGGRVLAAMLPIRYAAVLMKLEPFGFFIVIAVVFFTDVWQNLLGPIIIGLVAFFAGQQWSVVEAVIHFLFSRG; encoded by the coding sequence ATGGAACAGATTTTTCTTAAAATTTCGATCATGCTGGTGCCGGCCTTGCTGGCAGTCACCGTGCATGAGGTGGCCCATGGTTATGCCGCTGATCGTCTTGGCGACCCGACGGCGCGATTGCTGGGGCGGTTGACCCTGAACCCGTTACGTCACCTGGACCCCATCGGGACGCTGGCGCTGTTGTTTGTCGGCTTTGGCTGGGCGCGACCGGTTCCGGTAAATGTGACCAATCTGCGTCATCCTCATCGCAGTATGTTGTGGGTGGCTCTGGCGGGTCCGACAGCTAATTTTACCCTGGCCCTGCTGTCGGCTTTGTTGCTTCACCTGGTTGGTTTTATTGAAGGACTCGGTTTTGCCTGGTTAAATGTTGTGACCCATCCGGCCTCGTTGATGGCGGCATTCAGTCTGTATATCAATGTGATCCTGGCCGTGTTTAACCTGATTCCGATTCCGCCGCTAGATGGGGGACGTGTCCTGGCGGCGATGCTGCCGATCCGCTATGCCGCTGTGCTGATGAAACTCGAACCGTTTGGTTTTTTTATCGTCATTGCCGTGGTTTTTTTTACCGATGTGTGGCAGAACCTGCTCGGGCCGATCATCATCGGCTTGGTCGCTTTTTTCGCCGGCCAACAGTGGAGTGTAGTTGAGGCGGTGATCCATTTTCTGTTCAGTCGTGGATAA